One segment of Paenibacillus sp. FSL R7-0337 DNA contains the following:
- a CDS encoding acyl carrier protein: MMTTEEFKDLFEVEIVMVSKGEVNEETVLQELSNWDSMAYIALEAAFDEHFGFTLDTDELLGLKTFGDILEHIKKRT; encoded by the coding sequence ATGATGACAACTGAGGAGTTTAAAGATTTATTTGAAGTTGAGATCGTAATGGTATCCAAAGGTGAAGTTAATGAAGAAACTGTATTGCAAGAATTATCAAATTGGGATTCCATGGCGTATATTGCACTAGAAGCAGCTTTTGATGAACACTTTGGATTTACACTGGATACAGATGAATTACTAGGTTTGAAGACATTTGGTGATATACTGGAACATATTAAGAAGCGTACCTAG
- a CDS encoding ketoacyl-ACP synthase III produces the protein MVVIKGIEYYLPKQIELNDREDKLTAKIGIRQRHIANKDEYASDMGVAAANMLFEKNDINRTDVDYLIYCTQSLEYYLPTTACILQDKLGLSTSIGALDINLGCSGYVYGLSLAKALIETGQAQNVLFITADTYSKFINNQDRSVKLLFGDGATATLLSADSNKYGLQSFVFGTDGSGMNNLIVPAGGLRNPISESNKREETDSFGNVRSNTNLYMNGPEIFNFSLKEVPKSINNLMEKEGTTIEEYDYFIFHQANQFMLEHLRKKLRIEREKFSIQVDDCGNTVSSSIPIALKRELINGKIRKGDRIMMVGFGVGYSWAASSIVWHE, from the coding sequence ATGGTTGTGATTAAAGGAATCGAGTACTACCTGCCAAAGCAAATAGAATTGAATGATAGAGAGGATAAGCTCACAGCTAAAATTGGTATCAGGCAAAGGCACATTGCTAACAAAGATGAATATGCGTCCGACATGGGAGTAGCTGCCGCCAATATGTTGTTTGAAAAGAACGATATTAATCGGACAGATGTAGATTACCTAATATATTGTACACAATCGCTAGAGTATTATTTACCGACGACTGCGTGTATTCTTCAAGACAAATTGGGGCTTTCTACTTCTATTGGGGCGCTTGATATAAATCTAGGGTGCTCTGGATATGTTTATGGATTATCTTTGGCAAAAGCACTAATTGAAACTGGACAAGCGCAAAACGTGCTGTTTATTACAGCCGACACCTACAGCAAATTTATTAACAATCAAGATCGTAGTGTAAAACTGCTATTTGGTGATGGAGCAACTGCAACTTTGTTGTCTGCAGATAGTAACAAGTATGGTCTTCAGTCTTTTGTGTTCGGTACGGATGGAAGTGGTATGAATAATTTAATTGTTCCAGCAGGTGGGCTCAGAAATCCGATTTCAGAAAGTAATAAACGTGAAGAAACAGATTCATTTGGGAACGTCAGATCAAATACTAACTTATATATGAATGGTCCGGAGATTTTCAACTTTTCTTTAAAAGAGGTACCTAAATCCATAAATAATTTAATGGAAAAAGAGGGTACTACGATAGAGGAGTATGATTACTTTATTTTTCATCAAGCCAATCAGTTCATGCTGGAGCATTTACGAAAGAAACTGAGGATAGAAAGAGAGAAGTTCTCCATACAAGTTGACGATTGTGGTAATACAGTATCTTCATCCATCCCTATTGCGCTAAAGAGGGAATTGATAAATGGAAAGATTAGAAAAGGCGATAGAATTATGATGGTGGGATTTGGAGTTGGCTACTCTTGGGCAGCTTCTTCCATCGTGTGGCATGAATAA
- a CDS encoding ATP-binding protein — MAIAESGGPTTQAGISYQNAIAALYIGRLLDSRSFSAAQKVTKVRVEAPEHVDDIVITFSNEVKWYIQAKESISKGSGTESTWGKLWKDFEMQFVHSSFNKGKDRLQLICGTHKDEIYEAKGLVERTSSCESYEEWQERLTANQIVFFEHLNKFLSLELKSNNDLLLQFFASIDIEIEPRQMLEKDKMRYWMPESNLAPTALFSILRDKVGGDARIRGSHTVKSLQEWLQENQIVISESVSLSELRSAVYSCSSIMRHQKNTIGKTGKKLLRDDYKDISKWLLETSDKESVGVLLDQAGTGKTIVIQEVLEELESRQVDVLAIKADQQLLDAQSLKDVQSKLDLPVRMERLADTLAIQGRFVVLIDQIDALSLSMAHDQGSLNLALDLISRLRSIPGVRIIISCRKFDFDSDPRLKNLENCKVFSLEEFSNEEVGNFLCDVGVDYKQLLPTTQNLLRIPLHLNLFLMAYESDGSKELLQDRSLSSLQELYQLVWDWVIMKQHADAPPAWERERALFLIAQYMDHQQRITVPKFLLSQKETNALERAFHWLSSEGIILNEGRELSFFHQTFFDYCYARNFVQQGYSLIDVLVASPQGLFQRPQLVQVLSFLRGQDDKRSYFMQLNALLKSDDMRYHLKNHLYRWFAALASPTEQEWRLMKRMSADLNMRSQLLRFSYHNPGWFEYWKTQVIPEIMDGQDERFLEEVFGYLTSMIDLRQGEIIELVLPYYNKSQCLEQLVENLVLQIRSWKCEEAVKLFEVVMEKSELDNRVSYLGWKELAQYDSMAFCRILQNFMNQAIKNYRRKKEERNQIQTESYQFIFISLNKEMNKLGSTLMDEALQIVVNKSALYFLEIFIPWLIEAVKIESYEVPETEEDFIPDSLFRNWYDRIQVEFDVVLNDTLVKAFILLAKENPQIFVEKINYLSSIPHDSIQFLIAHILRQVPEQHSITALNFILADPRRLTIGNEDFESRYLIKSIMPYLQESERQKLEDFIITRLPLNKHWKLNGYIFHDLSQFRILSSISTGYIGSLGNQRLMELERKFPGYQASDNPRRIRGGAVGSPIDADAVSKMTNQQWIRAMNKYQGGIRHSDWLKGGAESLARLLQEQVRKEPERFISLFCEIKKKLDEQYVCAVLNGLADSDASRNMLFAAISLFEDYEDRNIRRTIAWSVEKRADEEVPERIIGILISYFYNTSLIEASYIEDPVSGYHNSVRGAAMNALMKIYREKEKDKWKILDYAVGCEDISLRAGAIYELIYMIRIDRERSLDLFEKAIEGNPQLYRIAYTNDFCYWAMGQPFERLVSKLDAFITDEKDEIQQRGAELVALSLISENLFESQYVKEQVMTLLTKTMNGNPYHRRGVARIFSYNFPDNVSSILMDGLLQLMNDEDEEVQRQISFLLLDIKKNCKELRQEIRTIIMAFAGSRSMTYGGKMGTILWQHATDYPEWTLLAISEIMGNEHLHNRDNWYLDSRDLILAVINIYTDPLSDEVLQNRAMDIFDILMKSFSMHAQGVLAEWDRR; from the coding sequence ATGGCAATTGCTGAATCCGGAGGACCAACAACTCAGGCAGGAATTTCATATCAAAATGCCATTGCAGCGTTATATATAGGTAGACTGCTTGATTCAAGGTCTTTTTCTGCAGCTCAGAAAGTAACTAAAGTCAGAGTAGAGGCTCCTGAACATGTTGATGATATCGTAATTACTTTTTCAAATGAAGTAAAGTGGTACATCCAAGCGAAGGAATCTATCTCTAAAGGTAGTGGCACAGAAAGTACCTGGGGGAAATTGTGGAAGGATTTTGAAATGCAGTTCGTTCATTCTTCTTTTAACAAGGGAAAAGACAGATTACAATTAATCTGTGGCACGCATAAGGATGAAATATATGAAGCTAAGGGCTTGGTGGAACGAACTTCAAGTTGTGAAAGTTACGAAGAGTGGCAAGAAAGGCTTACGGCTAATCAGATTGTATTCTTTGAACATCTAAATAAATTCTTATCTTTAGAACTAAAAAGTAATAATGATTTATTATTACAATTTTTTGCGAGTATAGATATAGAAATTGAACCACGGCAGATGCTTGAGAAAGATAAGATGAGATACTGGATGCCAGAATCTAATTTAGCACCTACTGCTTTGTTTTCAATCCTACGGGATAAAGTAGGTGGTGATGCTCGAATTAGAGGATCACATACAGTTAAAAGTCTCCAAGAGTGGCTGCAAGAGAATCAGATTGTAATATCTGAATCAGTATCACTTTCAGAATTGCGTTCTGCTGTCTATTCCTGTAGTTCTATTATGAGACATCAGAAGAACACAATAGGGAAAACGGGGAAAAAGCTTTTGCGTGATGACTACAAAGATATCTCTAAGTGGCTTTTGGAAACCTCAGACAAGGAGTCTGTAGGAGTACTTTTGGATCAAGCAGGTACAGGAAAAACGATTGTTATTCAAGAGGTTCTTGAGGAATTGGAGAGCCGGCAAGTCGATGTTTTGGCGATCAAGGCAGATCAGCAACTATTAGATGCCCAGAGCCTGAAGGATGTACAAAGCAAATTGGATCTTCCTGTTCGAATGGAAAGACTCGCAGATACATTAGCTATACAGGGGCGCTTTGTTGTATTAATTGATCAAATTGATGCTCTTTCCCTATCAATGGCTCATGATCAAGGATCACTAAATTTGGCATTAGATTTGATTTCTAGGCTGCGCTCCATCCCAGGCGTACGTATCATTATCAGTTGTCGTAAATTTGATTTTGATAGTGATCCTCGTCTTAAAAATCTTGAGAACTGTAAAGTGTTTTCTCTTGAGGAGTTTTCTAATGAAGAAGTCGGAAATTTTCTATGCGATGTGGGTGTGGATTACAAACAGTTACTACCCACAACACAGAATTTGTTGAGAATCCCCTTACATCTAAACCTCTTCCTAATGGCTTACGAATCAGATGGAAGTAAAGAGTTGCTGCAAGATCGTAGTCTTTCAAGCCTCCAAGAACTGTACCAGCTTGTATGGGACTGGGTGATTATGAAACAACACGCCGATGCCCCACCTGCTTGGGAACGCGAACGGGCTCTGTTCCTTATCGCACAATATATGGACCATCAGCAAAGAATTACGGTGCCAAAGTTTCTTCTTAGTCAGAAGGAGACAAACGCTTTAGAACGCGCATTCCACTGGTTATCCAGCGAAGGAATTATACTTAATGAAGGTAGAGAACTGAGTTTTTTTCATCAAACGTTTTTTGATTATTGCTATGCCAGAAACTTCGTTCAACAGGGTTACTCTCTTATTGATGTTTTAGTCGCCTCTCCACAAGGCTTATTTCAGCGGCCACAATTGGTGCAAGTTTTATCATTCTTGCGAGGGCAGGATGATAAACGTTCCTACTTTATGCAGCTTAATGCGCTCTTAAAATCTGACGATATGCGATACCATTTGAAAAATCATCTTTACCGTTGGTTTGCTGCACTCGCTTCCCCTACAGAGCAAGAATGGAGATTAATGAAGCGGATGTCAGCAGACTTGAATATGCGCTCTCAGCTCTTACGATTCTCATATCATAATCCGGGATGGTTCGAATATTGGAAAACTCAAGTAATCCCTGAAATAATGGATGGGCAAGATGAAAGATTTTTGGAGGAAGTATTCGGCTATTTAACTTCAATGATTGATTTGCGGCAAGGTGAAATCATAGAGTTAGTTCTTCCTTATTACAACAAAAGTCAATGTTTAGAACAGCTTGTTGAAAATCTAGTTTTGCAGATTCGCTCGTGGAAATGCGAGGAAGCTGTGAAGTTATTTGAAGTTGTGATGGAGAAAAGTGAACTTGACAACCGCGTTTCATACCTTGGTTGGAAGGAACTGGCCCAGTACGATTCGATGGCATTTTGCCGTATTCTGCAGAATTTCATGAACCAGGCTATAAAGAACTATAGAAGAAAAAAAGAAGAGCGAAATCAAATTCAAACAGAATCGTATCAATTTATTTTTATTTCTCTCAATAAAGAAATGAATAAACTGGGTTCAACATTGATGGATGAAGCTCTTCAAATTGTCGTGAACAAATCGGCGCTGTACTTCTTGGAAATTTTCATTCCTTGGCTGATAGAAGCGGTAAAGATTGAAAGCTACGAGGTTCCAGAAACGGAAGAGGACTTTATCCCTGATTCTCTATTTCGTAATTGGTATGACAGGATCCAAGTTGAATTTGATGTTGTACTGAATGATACCTTGGTAAAAGCTTTTATTCTGTTAGCCAAAGAAAACCCGCAAATATTTGTGGAGAAGATTAACTATCTGTCTAGCATTCCTCATGATTCTATACAGTTTCTAATAGCGCATATACTGCGGCAGGTACCAGAACAACATTCCATAACAGCTCTTAATTTCATCTTAGCTGATCCACGTAGATTAACAATTGGTAATGAAGATTTTGAAAGTAGGTATCTGATTAAATCAATAATGCCTTATCTTCAGGAATCAGAACGTCAAAAATTAGAAGATTTCATAATAACCCGTTTGCCGCTAAACAAACATTGGAAATTAAATGGTTATATTTTTCATGATCTAAGTCAGTTCAGAATTCTAAGCTCTATATCTACCGGATACATCGGTTCGCTTGGAAATCAACGATTGATGGAGTTAGAAAGGAAATTTCCTGGCTACCAAGCTTCTGACAATCCACGCCGGATTAGAGGTGGAGCGGTAGGATCGCCTATAGATGCTGACGCAGTAAGTAAAATGACAAATCAGCAGTGGATACGGGCGATGAATAAATATCAAGGAGGGATCAGGCATTCAGATTGGTTAAAAGGAGGAGCTGAATCTCTGGCTCGACTGTTGCAGGAGCAAGTGAGAAAAGAACCTGAGCGTTTTATTAGCCTTTTCTGCGAGATTAAGAAGAAACTTGATGAGCAGTATGTGTGTGCGGTGTTAAATGGATTAGCTGACTCTGATGCATCTAGAAATATGCTGTTTGCTGCTATCAGTCTCTTCGAAGATTATGAAGATCGAAATATACGAAGGACTATAGCATGGTCTGTTGAAAAACGAGCAGATGAAGAAGTACCGGAGCGGATTATAGGCATCTTAATTAGTTATTTTTACAATACATCCTTAATAGAAGCATCTTATATTGAAGACCCGGTATCAGGTTATCATAATTCAGTTCGTGGAGCCGCCATGAATGCGTTGATGAAGATATATCGTGAGAAGGAGAAGGATAAGTGGAAAATCCTTGATTATGCTGTCGGTTGCGAGGATATTTCTTTAAGGGCTGGTGCGATTTATGAATTGATATATATGATTCGAATAGATCGTGAACGATCATTAGATTTATTTGAGAAAGCAATTGAAGGGAATCCTCAGTTATATCGTATAGCTTATACAAATGATTTTTGTTATTGGGCAATGGGTCAGCCATTTGAACGTCTCGTTTCTAAGTTAGACGCATTTATCACTGATGAGAAGGATGAGATTCAACAACGCGGAGCTGAACTTGTTGCTTTATCTTTAATTTCTGAGAATCTCTTTGAGAGTCAATATGTTAAAGAGCAAGTTATGACCTTACTAACAAAAACGATGAACGGTAATCCTTATCATCGTCGAGGTGTTGCGCGAATATTTTCATATAACTTTCCGGATAATGTCTCCTCTATTCTTATGGATGGATTACTCCAGCTAATGAACGATGAGGACGAAGAAGTTCAGCGTCAGATTAGTTTTTTATTGCTCGATATTAAGAAAAACTGCAAAGAACTAAGACAAGAAATTCGGACGATAATTATGGCATTTGCAGGCTCAAGATCAATGACCTACGGAGGGAAAATGGGTACAATCTTATGGCAACATGCTACCGATTATCCAGAATGGACACTTTTAGCTATCAGTGAGATTATGGGTAATGAGCATCTTCATAATAGAGATAATTGGTACCTTGATTCAAGAGACTTAATACTTGCCGTAATAAATATCTACACAGATCCTTTATCAGATGAGGTTCTACAGAACCGAGCAATGGATATATTCGATATATTAATGAAATCCTTTTCTATGCATGCCCAGGGTGTTCTTGCAGAGTGGGATCGTCGTTAG
- a CDS encoding AAC(3) family N-acetyltransferase has product MESYVPYDQIVEQFDIQRGDILLIGSDITRLAIEASKNGERVDFDVFINSFLDKIGPEGTLLFPTFNWGYCSEKPFDYFHTVSLTGALTKAALKRSDFFRTKHPIYSFAVWGKHKEYLCGLRNESSFGSDSPFAFMHRERAKMLIIGLDYQRSFTFVHYVEEVEQVPYRFKKHFTSTYIDQDGVSSKRTYSMYVRDLYRGVVTFINPMGQLLEDAGVSVHTRINNNDYYWIDLAGAFDLIQRDIREQDGKHLYVIQQ; this is encoded by the coding sequence ATGGAAAGCTATGTCCCTTATGATCAAATCGTGGAGCAATTTGATATTCAGCGCGGTGACATTTTGTTGATTGGGTCGGACATTACACGCTTGGCAATCGAGGCGAGCAAGAACGGGGAACGAGTCGACTTCGACGTCTTCATCAACAGCTTTCTCGATAAAATTGGACCGGAAGGCACTTTGCTATTTCCTACTTTTAACTGGGGGTACTGTTCTGAAAAGCCGTTTGATTATTTCCATACAGTCTCGCTGACAGGGGCACTCACGAAAGCGGCATTGAAGCGGAGCGATTTTTTCAGGACGAAGCACCCGATTTACTCGTTTGCCGTTTGGGGCAAGCATAAGGAGTATTTATGTGGCTTGAGGAACGAAAGTTCCTTTGGATCGGATTCGCCGTTTGCCTTCATGCACCGAGAGCGGGCCAAGATGCTAATAATTGGATTAGACTACCAACGGTCGTTTACGTTTGTACACTATGTGGAGGAGGTAGAGCAGGTACCTTATCGGTTCAAAAAACATTTTACGAGTACTTACATCGATCAAGACGGAGTTAGCAGCAAACGAACATATTCAATGTATGTCAGGGACCTGTACCGTGGAGTTGTAACGTTTATCAACCCTATGGGCCAACTGCTGGAGGACGCGGGTGTCTCCGTGCATACTCGGATAAACAATAATGATTATTACTGGATTGATTTAGCCGGAGCGTTTGATCTTATTCAGCGGGACATCCGAGAGCAAGATGGGAAACATCTGTACGTGATTCAGCAATAG
- a CDS encoding caspase family protein, giving the protein MNNIKAFVVGVSDYTEINANNLPFCLLDMNNFSQAIKVGLHVQERDIIHLGKSFNGVVSVERFWEELKHFIAELEEQATIIFYFSGHGTSTNPHYLVLSDGFVKTQELIEVISKSRARNKVLFLDCCYSGNFSIEKSLKIDIEDSIDTFNGTGYAVLTSSNAQEPSYGDDIGSVFTNILCTAITNKFLSREGMLSLQDLQTWVKRALEIQTENNPNFPQHAIFRANMGGTIFFKTSDYTPYAREHYYLENNNFIIHSVDPLHNGSVKRYAAKVILKSMLKDEDIAKVTLEISRLLKHADIYKSEQQKYTYKNQKTNIVWVYVGFSEEDITNSNYYGIATWVDEKQNKDWWYRLSDKQQKIINNVHFKKNSLYTMLKKFMNENTISDIEAIEQLRQVRVQMLNTAESIIFAFNELNNHTISEDELFHIVTPLCPGLDKLFITLTDISLSSTNIKEYREAHISLLSTIHDFSLFYNEKYKDQRDSTNRKTVMKMTISRYYSDLRSLEKIEESLGLLK; this is encoded by the coding sequence GTGAATAACATAAAAGCATTCGTGGTAGGTGTAAGTGATTATACAGAAATAAATGCAAATAATCTTCCGTTCTGTTTGTTGGATATGAATAATTTCAGTCAAGCAATCAAAGTCGGTTTGCATGTCCAAGAAAGAGACATTATTCATTTAGGAAAATCTTTTAATGGTGTTGTGTCCGTTGAGAGATTTTGGGAGGAATTAAAGCATTTTATTGCTGAGCTCGAAGAACAAGCAACCATTATTTTTTATTTTTCAGGGCATGGAACTTCTACTAATCCACATTATTTGGTTTTAAGTGATGGATTTGTTAAAACGCAAGAGTTAATTGAAGTAATTAGTAAATCAAGAGCTAGAAATAAAGTATTGTTTTTAGATTGTTGTTACTCAGGTAACTTTAGTATTGAAAAAAGCTTAAAAATTGATATAGAAGATTCTATTGATACGTTTAATGGTACTGGATATGCGGTTCTAACATCTAGTAATGCGCAAGAGCCTTCCTATGGCGATGATATAGGGAGTGTCTTTACAAATATATTATGTACTGCAATAACAAACAAGTTTTTATCAAGAGAAGGAATGTTGTCATTACAAGATTTACAAACATGGGTAAAAAGAGCTTTGGAAATTCAAACGGAAAATAACCCAAATTTTCCGCAGCATGCTATTTTTAGAGCCAATATGGGAGGAACAATTTTTTTTAAAACCTCAGACTATACCCCATATGCTAGAGAGCATTACTATCTGGAAAATAATAATTTTATAATTCATTCGGTAGATCCTCTTCACAATGGATCAGTAAAAAGATATGCTGCTAAAGTTATTCTGAAATCCATGTTAAAGGATGAAGACATAGCAAAGGTAACTCTTGAAATAAGCAGGCTTCTGAAGCATGCTGATATTTATAAAAGCGAGCAACAAAAGTATACTTACAAAAATCAAAAAACTAATATAGTATGGGTTTACGTTGGCTTTTCCGAAGAAGATATTACTAACTCTAATTATTATGGAATAGCCACATGGGTAGATGAAAAGCAAAATAAAGACTGGTGGTATAGATTAAGCGATAAACAACAGAAAATAATAAATAATGTTCACTTTAAAAAGAACTCCTTGTACACTATGTTAAAAAAATTTATGAATGAAAATACTATAAGTGATATAGAAGCTATAGAACAATTAAGGCAGGTTAGAGTTCAAATGTTAAACACTGCAGAAAGTATTATTTTTGCATTTAACGAATTAAATAACCATACTATTTCGGAAGATGAATTGTTCCATATTGTAACACCCCTGTGCCCTGGATTGGATAAGCTTTTTATAACACTGACAGATATAAGTCTATCTTCGACAAATATTAAGGAATACAGGGAGGCTCATATTTCACTTTTAAGTACAATTCACGATTTTTCATTATTCTATAATGAGAAATATAAGGACCAGAGAGACTCAACCAATCGGAAAACAGTAATGAAAATGACTATATCTAGATATTATAGTGATTTGAGAAGTTTAGAGAAAATCGAAGAAAGTTTGGGACTTTTAAAATAA